The Cicer arietinum cultivar CDC Frontier isolate Library 1 chromosome 1, Cicar.CDCFrontier_v2.0, whole genome shotgun sequence genome contains the following window.
tcaccaaatcgattgccaaatcgattttgtcagttttgctgagttcctaacttaaggccaatcgattgccaaatcgatttcttaaatggttttgaaaaacagatcacagaatcgattggcaaatcgattttgccaATATAGCcaagtccctgcaactcatcaaatagattgggaaatcgatttccctgcttatcctccCAAAAATACACAAACTAATTCattcacactcacacataattccaaaacttaacacttagcaattcccacacaatcaccactaCAAATTGGtttttcgaaatagttttacaatccatcacattcacacacgataatcaatacataacacttaacaattccaacacaattacgacgacaattccaattcaaaccacacaatcatatacttgattcaaacacgactcgtgtgccaagcaccctaatgcaatgcgtatatgccaaaatgcatgcactcagaattccaaaccaaaactcTCCTTGAAGggtcgtaaatcataattgtactgcctatcgcaggccaaagtaccaattaccgaggtgccacctatcacgggtgtgcacgatttactaaaaagcgtaaaccataaacgtactgcctatcacgggcccgtatcgtttatcgaggtgccacctatcacgggtctgcacgatttacaaaaagcatgaaaatgcatgagcctatactgactccatccacaacaatcgttaagcaaatgcagatattaaaagattccccagttttaatactcatttaacttaaacgattttcaaaacaaaacattaagcaaacagaaatattaagagattccccattcttaatactcgtttaactctaatggttttcaaatttcacacaaaacaaactcaaaacatattatcaaattcaatccatgATCCACATCAAGTTTCACttactcaaaatcataaataaatgagtttaaattcattttctacgaaacattcatcaatataaccaaaacctaactctaagattttacccataaagccttagatccattttcccccaaatcaacactcaaaccctaacaaattcctttccacacaatcacagataagtccctaaatgcaaactagaagtttggaaggagcccttaccttaacgttagctttaacgtgcgaacacggtaccgcgagtaaatccggtaaaatctNNNNNNNNNNNNNNNNNNNNNNNNNNNNNNNNNNNNNNNNNNNNNNNNNNNNNNNNNNNNNNNNNNNNNNNNNNNNNNNNNNNNNNNNNNNNNNNNNNNNNNNNNNNNNNNNNNNNNNNNNNNNNNNNNNNNNNNNNNNNNNNNNNNNNNNNNNNNNNNNNNNNNNNNNNNNNNNNNNNNNNNNNNNNNNNNNNNNNNNNNNNNNNccgcgagtaaatccggtaaaatctctgctcgcaacgccgcttccaaattagttcactagcaccgtagtgtggtggtgagcaactttcccttctatctcttcgcgaaacgaagcttagatctagatgaaatgggaaggtttgtgtttgacggttttgaaatccctaacgccgtttttcttcgttttcgaatcaaacaagaagaatgaagttgagtaatcttctctctCACACTCActaaaccttgggtttctaatcttgaagaaaggaaacaaagaaaaacgaaaatggaggaaggagggagaatggtCGCGCGtgaacagaggaagaagatggaaattttgctttttctttcttttctctttctttcctttctttttcctttcttccttctttcctttttatattcttttcttttccttttccttccttctaatttcctttctttctattctctccaaacaaacatacatacatatatatattaattgtaacttaacaaatatccacatatttattaaaattaccatttcacccgtaacacattaaattctccgtaaaggatccaccgcagttaatttaatttatttatcgacgagtaattctaatcggcatcgaaatatcttttgatcatataaactccaaaatattataaactttggctaaaaagcctccgagccaaaatccaaaatacacaaaaatacataaagtgtactttaaaattatggatcTTACAGTAAAGGGGATAGAAACAAAAACCCTTCTTCCACAGTAAAGGAGAACTTTCTGTTCATCGCATTCAATCAACGCCGTTAGCCGTTCGCCCCTGACCGCCACTTCAAATCACAGGTTCTGTGTAAGACCCATGATTTTAAAGTATAccttatgtattttagtgtattttggtattgaacacagagactttttagccaaagttattaatattttggagtttatatgaccaaaaagatattttgatgccgattagaattactcgtcgatgaataaattaaattaactgcagtgaatcttttacgaagaatttaatgcgttgtgggtgaaatggtaattttactaaatatctagatatttggagatatttgttaaaagtaattaatatatatatatatatatatatatatatatgtatgtatgtttgtgtggagggaaaagaggAGGAAATAGAGAGaagagaaaatagaaaagagggaaaaagaaagaaaagaaaaggaaaggaaggaaaggcaaaagaaagaaaacgtaacattttcctctttcttcctctgcctcgtgCTCACCCTCAATCTCCCTTTTTCTCCTTCGTtgattttcctttctttttctttctttggcttcaaaaatagaaacccaaggattagtgggtaagaaagcaagaatttctcagcttcactcttcctctttgatttgaaaacgaagaaaaacggtgttagggatttcaaaaccgttaaacacaaacctccccgtttcatctagatctaagcttcgtttcgcgaagagatagaagggaaagttgctcactaccacgctacggtgctagggaaccaactttggaagcagCGTTTCAAgtggagattttaccggatttacttgcggtaccgtaatcgaacgttaaagctaacgagaaggtaagggctccttccaaacttttagtttgcatttagggacttatctgtggttgtgtggaaaggaatttgttagggttgaagtgttgatttgggggaaaaagAATCTAatgctttatgggtaaaatcttagagttaggttttggttatattgatgaatgtttcgtggaaaatgaatttaaactcatttatgtatgattttgagtaaatgaaacttgttgtgtttgagtgatggattgtgttgatttgtgttcgtcgtatttgacgtgttcttaattaatactgatgaaattggttgtgtgtatggttggattatgtggagaaatgaattgatgtgttttggtatgagttatggattggatctgataaaaggtttgagttgttttgtgtggaatttgaaaaccattatagttaaatgagtattaagaatggggaatctcttaatgtcttgtttacttaatgttcgttttggaaatcgtttaagttaaaagagtattaagaatggggaatctcttaatgtcttgtttacttaatgttcgttttggaaatcgtttaagttaaaagagtattaagaatggggaatctcttaatatttctgtttacttaatgtttgttttgaaaatcatttaagtcaaaagagtactaagaatggggaatctcttaatatttctgtttgcttaatgtttgttgtgaaaatcgtttaagttaaatgagtattaaaaatggggaatcttttaatatatgcatttgcttaacgattgttgtggatggagtcaatatatgctcatgcattttcattctttttgtaaatcgtgcagacccgtgataggtggcaccttgataaatagtactttggcctgtgataggcggtacatttatgatttacgtttttgaaaaccgtgcagacccgtgataggtggcacctcgataaacggtacgggcccgtgataggcagtacgtttatggttttcgcttttttgtaaattgtgcagacccgtgataggtggcacctcgaaaaacagtacgggcccgtgataggcagtacgtttatggttttcgcttttttgtaaattgtgcagacccgtgataggtggcacctcgaaaaacagtacgggcccgtgataggcagtacgtttatggttttcgcttttttgtaaattgtgcagacccgtgataggtggcacctcgaaaaacagtacgggcccgtgataggcagtacgtttatggttttcgcttttttgtaaattgtgcagacccgtgataggtggcacctcgaaaaacagtacgggcccgtgataggcagtacgtttatggttttcgcttttttgtaaattgtgcagacccgtgataggtggcacctcgaattttggcatatacgcatcgcattagggtgcttggcacacgagtcatatttgattcaagtttatgattgagtgttttgaatttgagttgtcgtggtaattgtgttgaaattgctaagtgttatgtattgattatcgggtgtaagtgtgatggattgtaaaactattttgaaacccaatttgtcatggtgattgtgtgggaattgctaagtgttaatatttggagttgtgtatgaatgtgattgaattagtttatgtatttttggaaggataagctgagaaatcgatttcccagtcgatttgggaagttacaggggctcaactatttataaaatcgatttcccaatcgatttgggaagttacaggggctcaactatttataaaatcgatttcccaatcgatttggccatgcaggaattcagcaaaactgtaagaaatcgatttggaaatcgattggcattaagtcaggggctcagctatcctgtcaatcgattgcccaatcgattgaattaagcccaaagttcaaatttcactaaaaaccttcaggaaatcgatttggaaatcgattggcttagtagaaattcttattttgagttagataacagattgctcaattgatttatcaatgtcttggttagttatgtattacttgatggattgagaaccttattttgacttcatttttaattggtaagcattatatgaacttttagcacatggaaaatcctttttaaggtgcatgcttagttgaaaggttattttgtgcatttaaaacttaaatgttatgtgttatctgttaatttcggttggtgaccctttacaactattgtggaaatctgggctttgccctcagatgagagccaggacgatcctaccggttcgtaccctacggatgggaatatagatgggaatgcttgaatggagctatgttaggaggatctcacagggcgcgtggagatcactcagggtgtatagctatagtttttttgaagaatgaccAGATTAGGGTTaaatagagggaacatatgttttttggattacgtcattttgaactggaaaactgtacctttactaatattgttagtatgacatgttattttcgatgggttacatgtaccactttttgatgtgtaaatactttggattcatattttgagaaacctttccgctgcttgtaaaaattaatgactcaattatttatccaaaggtatttccttatttgttttctctgttttattttaatttcttttaaaaaaaaaaatacaccctcgctttgaaaatcggggtgttacattctGTCATTCTCTCTGGTTCTTCTGTCGTTCGTGTTCTCTCTCTCATTCGATCTCTCCTGTTctttttttctctgttttactCCCATTCGTTGTTGTTATCTCATTTGCTCTCTCTAATTTGTTCCATTTTCATGATTATTTGTTGTGTATCTGaatatttattaacttatttGCAAACTCTAACTCGTTCTCACGTTTTGTTCTTGTACAGCTCATTGAAGTCCCTAACATCTCATTTCACAGGTAAAAGCTTGAAAATCCCTAACTCTGTTAGTTTAATTCCTAAATCTGTTGTGAGGTgtgatattgatttttttttttttgcttggaTACTAATACTGATATTGAGTCTAGCGGtaccatttttattttgcttggaatctgatttttttttgctTGGATATTGTTTGCTTAGATACTGATATTAATTCCTAACTTCTAACTCTATTGTGAGGTGTGATGCTGACATTGAGGTGTTCTTATTTGTTAATACATGTTTATATTGGTTGAtacaagtttatatttttttgggaATTGATTGGAATTAGATGGAATGTGTTCTTATTTGTTGCAAAAGGAATCTTATGTGGCATTTGTGATTGAACTTTAGCTACAaaatatgtaatgatgatgTGAATTTACCTAGTGCAAATCCAGTCACCAGTTTTCCATCCTGGAGGGTAATTGCAATCAGAGGCTTCCATGTTTCCACCAAATCCACAAGAATAAGAACTTTTCAATACACCACATCTATAACAGCTTGTTCTGCTAGCATAGTTGTGGGCTCCACAGTTCATACCATTGCAATACCAGTCCCTTGCCAAGGTCCAGTTGTATTTATATGTTTCTGGATCAGGGCCTCCAATTTTAGGGTATCCACAATTTTGGCATGCATCCCTCTTCTTGAAATTTATGTGCTGACAAGAACCACACATCCAATCTCCTCCAGTCCAACTCATTTTAACTGCTATATGTATAAAAtcttttaacatttatttttccttcaattCTCAATGcaaccataaaatatatatataacatatataacATAACTTATTGCATATATCCAAGAAATGAAACATGATAATGAGAAATACTAGTTTTGTTTGCAAAATAGATCCATGAAAGTTTTGTTTGCATAGGGAATTTTGATCATGGTGATATATTACACTCTGGAAAATAACATGTCTTTTTTATTGGTTATGATAaacactttttctttttattgaaGAGTGacattaatgattattttacaattatccTCAAGAGGATTTGAACTCAATATCTTTAGATTTATAAACTAAACTTTTATCACCGATCCTTAGCTAACACCTCAAGTATACTTTTACTGCTCTTGgttaatataaataacaaaaaatttcaagtaCCCTTTTAAGTAATATGATTAAACTATGAGGTTCCACTTAACAAAGGTAGATTGCTTATATAATAATCATGTATAGAGAAATTATATGTGATGTGAATTATAAACAGAAAATAAGAACCTTACCTTGTTTGtattttaccaattttttaaatatattgttttatgCAGTATCATACATCACGTTCATGTGTTATTTATTTCATCTTCTCCTTTATTATGAATCTTTTATGCACATGAATGGAATGAGAGGTGATTGGAATTGGTTGCAATTGGTTGGAATGTGTTCTTATTTGTTCTTATTTattgcaaaaggaatgttaagtTAGTTTGACAATTTTACAGCAATAACTTGTTATAGTTAGTTTGACAATTTAAGTTAGTTTGACAATGAGAGCTAAATTATCTGCAACTAATTTTACAGCAAATATCTGCATAACTATTTATAGTTAGTTTGACAATTAGTTTATGTTTGGAgaacattattttcaatttgaacTTTGAGTAATAACTTGTTTGAGGTTTGTATAGGTATCCTATTTGATATGTAAAATTACATTCTGTTCACAGTTTCATCGCTCCTCAATTATTTGTTTGTCCTTCAAAATATGGATGGCTACCATCCAGATCGTAGTTGGGTATATGATAGACTTTATGTTCAACGAGGGGAGTTGAAACCAGCCTTCCCAAAAggtgttgaagagtttataacaAAGGCAATAAGTCGAAATCAATTTGTAAAAGATGGTGGCATCAAATGTCCTTGTCACAATTGCATGTGTAGCGGTATATTGTCTGCAAGTGAAGTCAAACTTCACTTGTATAGGTTTGGGTTCCAACCAAATTATTGGTATTGGACTAAGCATGGTGAAGAAGCCCCGCATATTGACCCAGAAATATTCCAAGTAGTAGTGGAAATATTGATAACGATGATCCGTTTatgttaatgcaacatatggTCGATGATGCATTTGGTCCTACGTATGACTTCCAAATTATGGGTGATGACGGCAACGAGGAAGAGAAAAATGAAGAGCCCCCAAATGATGATGCTCAAGACTTTTATGATTTGTTAGCTGCTGCAAACAAACCCTTATATGAGGGGGCTTCtcattcaaaactttcaatatGCGTGAAACTTTTAGCTTGCAAATCAAATTGGAATGTTCCACAGAAATGTCTTTTAAGGATTCACTTCCAAAAAAATTTTACCAAGCGAAAAAATTGGTGACAATGCTAGGATTGAAGTCAGAGaaaattgattgttgtgttaaagggtGCATGTTGTACTACAAAGACAATAGTGCATATATAGAGTGTAGGTTTTGCCATGAACCTCGATATGTTCCTCGTAAGCCTGGGATAGGTAACCACAAAGACATTCCAGTTAAGAGGATGTTCTATATATGCCAATCACTCCAAGGTTAAAAAGATTGTATGCATCAATGGAAACTGCTGCCCAAATGAGATGGCATCAACATAATAGATCGAGTTCAGGCAGTTTACGTCATCCATCAGATGGAGAAGCTTGGAACCTTTTTGATGCAAAGTATCAAAACTTTGCAAATGAACCAAGAAATGTAAGGCTTGGTTTATGTTCTGATGGCTTCACGCCATACATTCAGGCCTCTTCATCCCCATATTCATGTTGGCATGTTATTGTGACCCCGTATAATCTCCCGCCCGAAATGTGCATGACTAAACCATTCATGTTTTTGACTTATCTCATACCTGGACCATCTAACCCAAAAGCAAACATTGAAGTATATTTACAACCATTAATAGATGAGCTTAAACAGTTGTGGAGTGAATGGGATTTGACTTATGATATTTTCATGAAACAAAATTTTGTAATGAGGGCAACCTTAATGTGGACAATTAACGATTTTCCTGCTTATGGCATGTTATCTGGGTGGAGTACCCAAGGTAAGGTGGCATGTCTGGTGTGTATGGATG
Protein-coding sequences here:
- the LOC101489355 gene encoding uncharacterized protein, whose translation is MSWTGGDWMCGSCQHINFKKRDACQNCGYPKIGGPDPETYKYNWTLARDWYCNGMNCGAHNYASRTSCYRCGVLKSSYSCGFGGNMEASDCNYPPGWKTGDWICTR